In Alcaligenes faecalis, the sequence TCGCATCAAGGCCCAGGCCCATGAGCAGGGTTATGTGGAAACCGTGTTCGGTCGCCGCCTGTGGTTGCCTGAACTGAAAGGCGCGAAAGGGCCGCGTATGGCCGGTGCAGAACGTGCCGCCATTAACGCACCGATGCAGGGCACCTCGGCTGACCTGATCAAGATGGCCATGGTGGCTGTGCAGCGCTGGCTGGAAGAAAAGGGGTTGCGCACGCAAATGGTCATGCAGGTACATGACGAACTGGTATTCGATGTACCCGAAGACGAGCTGGATGTTTTGCGTGAAAACCTGCCGGGCCTGATGTGCAATGTGGCCAAGCTGGATGTGCCGCTGGTGGCTGAAGTCGGCGTGGGCGACAACTGGGAACAGGCTCACTAAGGCTTCTTGGCAGGCTAAAGGAAAAGGCGACCTGATGGTCGCCTTTTTTTGTAGTAGAGCGGTTTGTTTTCACCGTCTGGCTGCAGTCTGTTTATTCCTCGTTGGCGCGTACCCGGTTGGGCAGCAGCTCGTCGTGCTTGGCCAGAATCGGATAGGCCGCAGCGCTGACCAGATAGGAGTTGATGGTGCGCACGTCGCGCAAAATCTCCAGGTACAAGGAGCCCTGCTCGGCGGAGTCCAGCTGACCGGCCTTGATTTGGCGAATATGACGGTCTCCCGCCGCCACTTCCAATTCGCGGAAGAAATCCTTTTCAAAGGCCAGGAAGCGGGCGGTTTTTACATCCTCAGCCACAAACAGGGCGGCTGCCTGACGCTGGTTGCGGATCAGCCTGTCCATGACCTTGCCGATCTCGGCCTGTTCTTCCGATTGCAGTATCCAGCCTTGCTTGCGCAGCTTGGCGGTATGGCTGAGCAAGCCATTGACGCTGATCGTGGCGGCATGCGAGATATTGGTGGAGAAAGTCAGAATATCGTTCAGACGACGGGTATCTTTCTTGCTCAGGTTTTCCTGGTCCATGCTGGCCAGATAAGTGGTGATCAGCGGTTCCAGTCGGTTGACGGCATTGCTGATATAGCGCGCATGGTTAATGCTCTGGGCGCTATTGTTCAGCATGTTCTGGCGGGCCGTATCCAGGATTTCCTGCAACATATCGGACAGGCGCAGAGCTTCCCGTGCGGCATTGCCCAAGGCCACGGCAGGCACTTCCTGAGCGGACTGGTCCAGATACAGGGGCAGGCCCGGATCATCCGGGTCGGTGCGACGGGGCAGATAACGGCTCAGCAAGCGCGAATAGGGTTTGAGCAAAGGCAGGAACAGGGCTGCCACGGCCAGATTGAAGAAGGTGTGGAAGTTGGCCACGGCACGGGCCGGGTCATCGGTGAACCAGCTCATCAAATCCGGAATCCAGGGCAGCACAATCATGCCGACCAGACAACCAAACACACGTGTGCCCAAGTTCCCGATGGGCAGGCGTTTGTTGGCTGGGTCCTTGGTGCTGCCAGCCCCTTCCAGAATTGGGTTGATGGCCGTGCCCACGTTGGCACCCAGGACCAGCGCATAGGTCAGCTGTGGGTCCATATGCTGATGGCTGGCCAGCGAGATGATCAGCACCACAATGGCCACGCTGGAGTGCGCGGCCCAGGTCAGCAGGGCGGCGAGCAGCATGCCCGTCATGGGGCTGCCTGCCAGCGCTTCCAGAATGGTTTGCAGCAGTGGGGCGTCCTGAATGGGCGAGAACAGACCCACCAGTTCATGCAAGGACAGCAGCAAAAGGCCCAGACCAATAAAGACGCGGCCCAGATCGCGACGGCGTCCAGGCTCTTGCGAGCGGAACAGCCAGACACCCAGAAGAATCAGGGCGGGGGCCAGCGCGGTCATCTTGAAGGACAGCAGTTGCACGATCAGCGTCGTGCCCACATTGGCGCCCAACATTGCGGCCAGGGCCGGAACCAGGGCAACCATGCCGGTGGCGGCAAAGCTGGTAATCATCAGCCCGGTGGCGGTACTGCTTTGAATGGCGGCGGTAATGGCCGCTCCGGCAACAAAAGCACGGCGGGGGCGGCCCAGGGCATGGCCCATCCAGATGCCCAGTTCGGCACCAAAGGCGCGTTGCACACCGCTTTGCACCATGTGGATACCCCACAGGAGCAAGGCGATATAACCCCCGAAATCGAGAAGTGCGAAGATTTCTTTCATTGCTAAATAATAGCCCAGCGCATCTTACAAGCGTGAGTCTCAGGTATCAGTTAGACACATCTAGGTGTTGGAAGATTGCCGCGCTTGTCGGGCGGCCTGATCCAGCCCTTGCGCAAACTCCGTCTGTTCCTGATCGGAAAAGGCTGACAGGAACAGCTCCTGTACGGCGCCCTGGTAGATCTGCCACATCTGTTTGCGTAAAGCTCGACCTTCATCCGTGATGCTGGCAAAGGCGGCACGGCCATCTTCCGAGGAGCGACTGCGCTGGACCAGCCCCTGGGCTTCCAGTCGGTCAACCAGTCGTGTCAGGTTATAGCGCTCTATGACCAGCCGATCGGCCAGCTCATGCATGCGACGGGTTCCCTCCGGCCCGCTTTCCAGCCCCCACAGCACGTCGTACCAGGCATAGGGTGGCAACTTTTCGGCAGCCAGTCTGCGTTCGATTTCTTTCAGGATGCTGCGGTGCGCCCGCACAAAGGAAAACCACAGATCAGCATCGGAGCGACTCATCGTTCTTTCCCCCAGGAATTTATTTTTTAGTTGCAAATGCAATTATACGCGGATAAGATGCGCTCATAAAGTAGTTGCAATTGCAATCGTATGGGTGAGGGTCTGTCCTGCCCTGCGTCTTGTTCAGGCCGTGAGGACGTCGCGTGGCGGATCCGGCCTATCCACCTGGAGATTGTTATGAATCACGCTTTGCAGATCGCGGATGTGGACCCACAAGAGACGGCCGAGTGGCTTGATGCCCTGGAATCGGTCACCGCGGCAGAAGGACGCCCCCGTGCTCACTATCTGATTGATCAATTGCTGGATTTCGATGCGCGTCATCATGGTGACCTGTATACGCGCGTGACCACCTCGTATGTGAATACCATCCCGGTGCATCAGCAAACCCCGTACCCTGGCGACAAGGAACTGGAGCGCAAGCTCAATGCCTATGTGCGCTGGAACGCCATGGTCATGGTGCTGCGTGCCGGTCGGCATTCCAATGTGGGTGGACACATTGCTACTTATCAGTCTGCGGCGGTCCTGTACGACGTGGGCTTTGACCATTTTTTCCGGGGTCGCACTGAAAGCTTTGACGGTGATCTGGTCTATATACAGGGCCACTCCGCCCCCGGCATCTATGGCCGTGCTTATGTAGAAGGGCGTCTGGACGATGAGCAGATGGACAACTTCCGCCGTGAGGCTGGACGTCGTGGCCTGCCGTCTTACCCGCACCCTCGTTTGATGCCCGAGTTCTGGCAGTTCCCCACCGTGTCCATGGGTCTGGGCCCATTGATGGCTGCTTATCAGGCACGCTACATGCGCTATCTGGATTTCCGGGGCCTGAAGCCCATGGATGGCCGCAAGGTCTGGGCGTTCCTGGGTGATGGTGAAATGGATCAGGCCGAGTCTCTGTCCGCTATTGCCGTGGGTGGCCGTGAAAAGCTGGACAACCTGATTTTCGTGGTCAACTGCAATTTGCAGCGTCTGGACGGCCCTGTGCGTGGCAATAGCAAAGTCATTCAGGAGTTGGAAGCGACCTTCCGTGCCGCAGGCTGGAATGTCATCAAGGTGATTTGGGGCGCAGGCTGGGACGATCTGCTGGCCAAGGATAAAACCGGCTTGCTGCGCAAACGCATGATGGAGTGCGTGGACGGGGACTACCAGACCTTCAAGTCGCAAAACGGTGCCTATGTGCGCGAGCACTTCTTTGGCAAGTATCCCGAACTGCTGGAACTGGTGGCGGATTTGTCGGACGACGATATCTGGGCTCTGGCCCGTGGTGGTCACGATCCCGACAAGGTCTACGCCGCTTATGCGCAAGCCGCGCGCAACAGCCATGGTGGGCCGACCGCAGTTCTGGTGAAAACCGTGAAAGGTTTTGGCATGGGCGAGGCCGGTGAAGGCCAGAACATCAATCACCAGCTCAAGAAAATGAGCGCAGATGCCGTGCGTGCCTTCAGGGATCGTTTCCAGCTCCCCGTTACGGATGAGCAACTGGAAGAGCTGCCTTATCTGCGTCCTGAGCCAGGTAGCCCGGAAGCGGTGTACTTGCAGCAGCGTCGTGCTGCCTTGGGTGGCTTTGTACCATCCCGCAGAACCTCTGTTCCTGCCTTGACGGTGCCCACCTTGGACAGCTTCGCGGCCCAGCTGAAAGGCACTGGGGAGCGTGGCCTGTCCACGACCATGGCTTTTGTTCGTATCTTGAGCACCTTGTTGAAAGACCCGGTGCTGGGTCAATTGATTGTGCCTATCGTGCCGGATGAGTCGCGCACCTTCGGGATGGAAGGTCTGTTCCGCCAGATTGGTATCCACTCTTATTTAGGGCAGTTGTACACGCCGCAGGATGCCGGCCAGCTGAGCTATTACAAAGAGGCCAAGGACGGGCAGATCTTGCAGGAAGGTCTGAATGAGTCCGGGGCAATCTCCTCCTGGATTGCAGCAGGCACGGCCTATAGCAATCACGGTGTTCCCACGATTCCGCTCTTTATTTTCTATTCCATGTTCGGCTTCCAGCGAGTAGGGGACTTTATCTGGGCCGCAGCGGATGCACGGACACGGGGCTTCCTGTTTGGGGCAACCTCGGGCCGTACCACCTTGATGGGCGAAGGCTTGCAGCACGACGATGGTCATAGCCATGTGCTCTCCAGCGTGGTGCCTAGCTGCCGCTCTTACGACCCCACCTTCTCCTATGAGCTGGCTGTGATCATGCAAGACGGTATTCGTCGCATGTATCAGGATCAGGAGGACGTGTTCTATTACATTACCGTGCTTAACGAAAACTACCCGCATCCCGAGATGCCGGAAGGCGTGGAGCAGGGCATTATCAAAGGGCTGTATCTCTTGCAGGCGGGACCGCAGCAAAAAGCCAAGGCGCCGCGTGTGCAGTTGATGGGTAGTGGCTCGATCCTGATGGAAGTGCTGGCTGCCGCGCAATTGCTGCAAGACGACTTTGGCGTGGCCAGCGATGTGTGGAGTGCGCCCAGCCTGAACGAGCTGCGTCGTGATGGTCTGGACACAGAACGCTGGAACACCTTGCATCCGGAAAGCGAGCCGCGCATTCCTTATGTGCAATCTTGCCTGGAAGGGCATGCAGGCCCGATTGTGGTCGCAACAGACTATATGAAGATTGTGGGTGAGCAGATCCGGCCATTCCTGCCAGAGCGTCGTTTGCTGGCCTTGGGTACGGACGGCTTTGGGCGTTCCGACACACGTGCGTCGCTGCGCGAGTTCTTTGAAGTGGATCGGCACTTCATCGTGGTCTCGGCCTTGAAAGCCCTGGCCGACGAAGGCTCGATGCCGCGTTCCTTGGTCAGCGATGCCTTGCAGCGCTATCAGATCAACCCTGAAAAGACCAATCCCATGAAGCCTTGAGTCTTGCCAGTCCGGTCGTCTTTTTGGGCAAATGGCGACCGGCGGCGGGACACCAGCCAGCAAAGGGTGTGATGGCCTGATGTCTCCCCCGGTCAGGTCAGCCCTTTGCTGGCTGGTCCCTTTTCATGGCGGCGGGCCCGCCATTTTCTCCATCAAATCTTCATCATTCTGTGCCACAGTACGGCATGGATTATTCTATTTTTCTGGCCCGCCTGGCGGGCCTTGTTGTCTTGGGTACCTTGGGCAGCCAGGCTTATGCTCAAGCGCAGCCTCATGAATTGGCGCGTGCGGATGGCAGCACCATTCATTATTACGTCCAGCCTGCTATCGCCCCTCAAGATGGTGTGCATGAACTGCTTCTGATTGTGCAGGGCTCGGACTGCAATAGCGTGGCACACAAGAAAGTCGTCTGGGAAACCCTGGCCAAGGCGCGCCCGCAAGCCCAGGTGCTGGCCGTGGAAAAATATGCGCTGACAGCGGCTTTGCCCGCCAGCGACGATCCCGAGCGCGGCGACTGCCCGACAGACTATATTCAGCGCGACAACCCACAACAGCGTGTGGCTGATCTGGAGGCGGTTTTAAAACAGCTGCAAAGCCAGACCCGCTATGACAAGCTCTTTGCCTTGGGTGGCAGTGAAGGAGCGGTCATCGTCCATCTGCTGGCGGCCCGGACCCCTTATCTGGATGCCGCCGTCAGTTTTAATGGCGGTGGGCGCTGGTTCCAGGATGATGTGCTCTATAGCGTGTCGGTGGAGGATATGCCGGCCGTTGACAAGCAAGCCATGCTGGAGGGCCTGGGCGACTTTCTGAAGCAGGCCAAGGCTGGTCTGGATACCGAGATGAGTCAGCATGGTCGGGACTGGTGGCAGCAAATGCTGAATCTGGATCAGGCCGATGTGCTGCGAAAAATTGACATCCCTACGCTGGTGATCCAGTCCGGACGCGATACCTCGGTCTCGCCGCAAGCGGCTGCCGAGATGCTGGTTCAGGTTGATAACTCACATCTGGTGTGGCGTACCTATCCCGATCTGGACCATGGCATGAATCAGCCCGACGGCAGTTCGGCCATGCCACAGGTGGTGGGGGATATTGCCCAGTGGCTAAATCAGTTCAAGTGCGGCACCCCTTAAGTCTTTTTTATGGTCGGCAAGGTGATGACTTGTCGTCCGCGTTCTTTTTATTGGAGTAGTGAATGAGCAAGACAATCTTGCGCGCTGCGGTGCCTGAAGACGCCCGCGAATGCCTGCGTATTCGGGGACTGACCCGCGAGAATGCCTTTTCCGAGCAGGACCTGGCGGCCCTGGGGATTACCGCCGAAAGTTGGGCCGCCGGTATCAAGGATGGCAGTTGCCCCGGTTATGTCGCCCTGGTCGATGAGCAGATGGCTGGCTATTGCTTTGGTGATAGCGAGAGCGGCGAGATCATGGTGCTGGCGCTATTGCCTGAATACGAAAGCCTGGGGTTGGGCCGTCGTCTGCTGACACAGATGATGCAGGATTTGCAGGAGCGTGGTTTTATGCGCCTGTTCCTGGCCTGTAATAGTGATCCTCAGGTGCGCTCCCATGGTTTCTATCGTCATTTGGGCTGGACCGAAAGCGGCCAGCGTGATGAGTTCGGTGACGATATTTTGGAATATCACTTTG encodes:
- a CDS encoding GNAT family N-acetyltransferase gives rise to the protein MSKTILRAAVPEDARECLRIRGLTRENAFSEQDLAALGITAESWAAGIKDGSCPGYVALVDEQMAGYCFGDSESGEIMVLALLPEYESLGLGRRLLTQMMQDLQERGFMRLFLACNSDPQVRSHGFYRHLGWTESGQRDEFGDDILEYHFAD
- a CDS encoding MarR family winged helix-turn-helix transcriptional regulator → MSRSDADLWFSFVRAHRSILKEIERRLAAEKLPPYAWYDVLWGLESGPEGTRRMHELADRLVIERYNLTRLVDRLEAQGLVQRSRSSEDGRAAFASITDEGRALRKQMWQIYQGAVQELFLSAFSDQEQTEFAQGLDQAARQARQSSNT
- a CDS encoding alpha/beta hydrolase; the protein is MDYSIFLARLAGLVVLGTLGSQAYAQAQPHELARADGSTIHYYVQPAIAPQDGVHELLLIVQGSDCNSVAHKKVVWETLAKARPQAQVLAVEKYALTAALPASDDPERGDCPTDYIQRDNPQQRVADLEAVLKQLQSQTRYDKLFALGGSEGAVIVHLLAARTPYLDAAVSFNGGGRWFQDDVLYSVSVEDMPAVDKQAMLEGLGDFLKQAKAGLDTEMSQHGRDWWQQMLNLDQADVLRKIDIPTLVIQSGRDTSVSPQAAAEMLVQVDNSHLVWRTYPDLDHGMNQPDGSSAMPQVVGDIAQWLNQFKCGTP
- a CDS encoding Na/Pi cotransporter family protein, whose protein sequence is MKEIFALLDFGGYIALLLWGIHMVQSGVQRAFGAELGIWMGHALGRPRRAFVAGAAITAAIQSSTATGLMITSFAATGMVALVPALAAMLGANVGTTLIVQLLSFKMTALAPALILLGVWLFRSQEPGRRRDLGRVFIGLGLLLLSLHELVGLFSPIQDAPLLQTILEALAGSPMTGMLLAALLTWAAHSSVAIVVLIISLASHQHMDPQLTYALVLGANVGTAINPILEGAGSTKDPANKRLPIGNLGTRVFGCLVGMIVLPWIPDLMSWFTDDPARAVANFHTFFNLAVAALFLPLLKPYSRLLSRYLPRRTDPDDPGLPLYLDQSAQEVPAVALGNAAREALRLSDMLQEILDTARQNMLNNSAQSINHARYISNAVNRLEPLITTYLASMDQENLSKKDTRRLNDILTFSTNISHAATISVNGLLSHTAKLRKQGWILQSEEQAEIGKVMDRLIRNQRQAAALFVAEDVKTARFLAFEKDFFRELEVAAGDRHIRQIKAGQLDSAEQGSLYLEILRDVRTINSYLVSAAAYPILAKHDELLPNRVRANEE
- the aceE gene encoding pyruvate dehydrogenase (acetyl-transferring), homodimeric type; the protein is MNHALQIADVDPQETAEWLDALESVTAAEGRPRAHYLIDQLLDFDARHHGDLYTRVTTSYVNTIPVHQQTPYPGDKELERKLNAYVRWNAMVMVLRAGRHSNVGGHIATYQSAAVLYDVGFDHFFRGRTESFDGDLVYIQGHSAPGIYGRAYVEGRLDDEQMDNFRREAGRRGLPSYPHPRLMPEFWQFPTVSMGLGPLMAAYQARYMRYLDFRGLKPMDGRKVWAFLGDGEMDQAESLSAIAVGGREKLDNLIFVVNCNLQRLDGPVRGNSKVIQELEATFRAAGWNVIKVIWGAGWDDLLAKDKTGLLRKRMMECVDGDYQTFKSQNGAYVREHFFGKYPELLELVADLSDDDIWALARGGHDPDKVYAAYAQAARNSHGGPTAVLVKTVKGFGMGEAGEGQNINHQLKKMSADAVRAFRDRFQLPVTDEQLEELPYLRPEPGSPEAVYLQQRRAALGGFVPSRRTSVPALTVPTLDSFAAQLKGTGERGLSTTMAFVRILSTLLKDPVLGQLIVPIVPDESRTFGMEGLFRQIGIHSYLGQLYTPQDAGQLSYYKEAKDGQILQEGLNESGAISSWIAAGTAYSNHGVPTIPLFIFYSMFGFQRVGDFIWAAADARTRGFLFGATSGRTTLMGEGLQHDDGHSHVLSSVVPSCRSYDPTFSYELAVIMQDGIRRMYQDQEDVFYYITVLNENYPHPEMPEGVEQGIIKGLYLLQAGPQQKAKAPRVQLMGSGSILMEVLAAAQLLQDDFGVASDVWSAPSLNELRRDGLDTERWNTLHPESEPRIPYVQSCLEGHAGPIVVATDYMKIVGEQIRPFLPERRLLALGTDGFGRSDTRASLREFFEVDRHFIVVSALKALADEGSMPRSLVSDALQRYQINPEKTNPMKP